The following are from one region of the Periophthalmus magnuspinnatus isolate fPerMag1 chromosome 5, fPerMag1.2.pri, whole genome shotgun sequence genome:
- the LOC117371001 gene encoding leucine-rich repeat flightless-interacting protein 1-like: MLSATLDSSGSPKKRAFSRAVSEDESLRSFIKEAESSSRRLARSDSRAGTLKKRTESQTEQELFTGLPEMLELQASYEEAVAELRGLEVERDTLLFQVDVLQDSLEGVEELLAETQREAGQANAELEREREARRKLEGMVSSLMKEVERLKEERNNTLTDKGSQNDTIRPILPSAGDMEIVVEKIRKFVSMSPMRVPSLALDRPASEEGVLQRPCENGVDDEKTDSDSISAYEDAPSDTPDNDRLFPGEDATADLPHDSENTAEKQPEACVVS; the protein is encoded by the exons ATGCTTTCGGCCACGCTCGACAGCAGTGGCTCCCCAAAGAAACGAGCCTTTTCTCGGGCAGTAAGCGAAGACGAGTCCCTCCGAAGCTTTATAAAGGAg GCTGAGAGTTCATCCAGGCGTTTGGCACGAAGTGACAGTCGAGCAGGGACATTGAAAAAGAGGACTGAGAGTCAG ACTGAACAAGAACTCTTCACGGGACTACCAGAAATg ctGGAGCTCCAGGCAAGCTACGAGGAGGCTGTGGCAGAGCTGCGTGGGCTAGAGGTGGAGCGCGACACACTGCTGTTTCAGGTGGACGTGCTGCAGGACTCTCTGGAGGGAGTGGAGGAGCTGCTGGCAGAGACCCAGAGAGAGGCAGGGCAGGCCAACGCT GAGCtggaaagagagcgagaggccCGGAGGAAACTGGAGGGAATGGTCAGCTCTTTAATGAAAGAAGTGGAGAGGTTGAAAGAG GAAAGAAATAATACTCTCACTGATAAAGGAAGTCAGAACGACACCATTAGACCcatactgccctctgctggtgacatGGAGATTGTTGTGGAAAAGATTCGAAAGTTTGTGAGTATGTCTCCGATGCGTGTGCCGTCTTTGGCCTTGGACAGGCCCGCGTCTGAGGAGGGCGTTCTGCAGAGGCCTTGTGAAAATGGTGTAGATGATGAAAAGACGGATTCGGACAGCATTAGTGCCTACGAGGACGCTCCTTCCGACACTCCTGACAACGACAGGCTGTTTCCAGGAGAGGACGCCACTGCAGACCTGCCCCACGATTCAGAGAACACAGCTGAAAAGCAACCAGAGGCGTGTGTGGTTTCTTAG